The following DNA comes from Caulobacter mirabilis.
GCGTCGAGGCGGAGAACGTGGCCCTGTGCGAGAGCACGACCAGCGGCGTCGGCCTCCTCTACGCCGGCATCGGCCTGCGCTACGGCCAGGAGGCGCTGACCACGGTCCACGACTACTACGTCACCCACGAGGCCCTGCGGCTCTCGACGGCCCGCACCGGCGGCGGAGTGCGGAAGATCAGCCTGTTCGACCAGGCCGCGACAGCCACTGTCCCGGAGATCGTCGGCCGGATCGCCGCCAACATCCGGCCGGAGACGCGGGTCCTGGCCCTGACCTGGGTGCATTCCTCGACGGGGCTGAAGATGCCGATCGCCGAGATCGCCGCCGCCCTGGCTCCGATCAACGCCGCCCGGGCGGAGCCGGACAGGGTGCTGCTCTGCGTCGACGGCGTGCACGGTTTCGGCGTCGAGAACACCACCCTGCCCGAGCTCGGCGCCGACTTTCTGGTCGCCGGCTGCCACAAGTGGCTGTTCGGGCCGCGCGGCACCGGCGTGGTCTTCGGCACGCCGCGAGGCTGGTCGCGGGTGACGCCGACCGTGCCGAGCTTCCTGGCCTCGAACGCCTACGGCGCCTGGATCGGCGGCTATGATCCTGGCCCGACCACGGCCGCGCGGATGACGCCGGGCGGGTTCAAAGCCTTCGAACATGTCTGGTCGCTGAGCGAAGCGTTCCAGTTCCATGCCTGGATCGGCAAGGCCAACGTCCAGGCCCGCACCCGCGAGCTGGCCATGCGGTTGAAGCTGGGTCTATCCCAGATCCCCGGCGTCCGCGTCGTGACGCCGATGGACCCGCGCCTGTCGGCCGGGATCGTCAGCTTCGACGTCGCCGGCAGATCCGCGGAGGGCGCGGTCCAGGCCCTGCGCCAGCAGAGGGTGATCGCCTCCGCCGCGCCCTACGCCGTCCAACACGTCCGCCTGACGCCCAGCATCCGCAACACCGTCGAGGACGTCGACTACGCCATCAACGCCGTGCGGACGATCGCCTCGCGCTGACCTACAGCCGGATACGCCACAGCAGCCCCTCGCCGCCGCCGTGAGCGTCAGGCTTCTCGAAGGGGCCGATCAGCTCGCCGCCGTTGTTGAGGATCACGCGCTGCGACGGCTCGTTCTGCGGGTTGGTGGTCAGATCGACCCAGCGCAGGCCGCGCGCCCTGGCCTCCGGCAGCAGCAGCGCCAGAGCCCGGCTGGCGTAGCCCCGTCCCCGCTTCCAAGGCACGACGGCGTAGCCCATGTGACCCAGCACATGCGGCGGCATCTCCTCCGTCCCGACTTGCCAGCGGAAATTGATCGAGCCGCAGAAGTCCCCGTCCCATAGCCAGCGCGTGAGCCCGGGCAGCCGCTTGGCCCGGCTTCCGTCCAGCTGGACGACGTCCCCGCCCCTGGCCTCCGGGTCATCCATCCGCGCCAGGAAGGCGTCGGCGTCGGCGGCGATCTCGGCCAGCAGTTCCCGCGCCGCCTCGACCAGGCGCAGATTGTCCGGCGACCAGCCGCGCTCCAGGGCGTCGACATAGCCGGGCAGATGATCTCGGGTCGGGACGACGAGCTCCAGGGTCATGACCCCAGCTTGCCCGATCCCGCGCGCGGGCCCTACCCTCATGTCGCAAACGCGGCGAGGGAACCGGATGGCCAGGGCCAAGACCCATGACGAAACCCATTTCATCTCGCGCGTCGGCTGGCTGCGCGCCGCGGTACTCGGCGCCAACGACGGCATCGTCTCCACCGCCAGCCTGGTCCTGGGGGTGGCGGCCGCGTCGGAGGGCAAGGCGCCGATCCTGGTCGCCGGGGTCGCCGCCTGGGTGGCCGGAGCCATGTCGATGGCGGCCGGCGAGTACGTCTCGGTCAGCTCCCAGCTCGACACCGAGAAGGCGGCCATCGCCCAGGAGAAGCGCGAGCTGCGCGACGACGGCGAAGCCGAGCTGGAGGAGCTGACCCGCATCTACCGCGATCGCGGCCTGGACCCCGTCCTGGCCCGGCAGGTCGCCGAGCAGCTGACCGAACACGACGCCCTGGGCGCCCACGCCCGCGACGAACTCGGCCTCTCCGAGGCGACGGCGGCCAAGCCGACCGAGGCGGCGATCACCTCCGCCCTGACCTTCTCCGCCGGAGCCTTGGCGCCGCTGGCGGTGGTGCTGGTCTCGCCGCTGTCCTGGCTGCCCTGGACGGTGAGCCTCGCCTCGCTGGCCTACCTGGCGGTTCTGGGCGCGCTCGGCGCCTGGACCGGCGGCGCCAGGATGCTGCGTCCGGTGATCCGGGTGACCTTCTGGGGCGCCGCGGCCATGGCCGCCACCGCCGCGGTCGGCAAGCTGTTCGACACGGCCGTCTCATGACGCCGGCCGAACCGCCTCCGCCCGCCGACCTCCACCTCTGCACATCCGGTTGTCGTCGGACTGGCTCTTCGGCTTCTTGGCGGCCGTCTTCGCCATGGATGTGGTCGACACGCTTCTCTGAGCCCTCTTGAGGTGACGGCGATCTCAGAGCAAGATTCACCCAGGGGGCGATCTACATCAGACAAAACCGCATAGGTTGCCGTCGGTCTCGCCCCACAAACGGGGGAAGCCAATGTCGATCGACTGCCGCGAGGTCCACGGGGACCACGGTTTCTGTCATTGCGTCATGAGCCATGCCGGCGGAACGCCCCGCCAGCCGATGGACGGCGAGTGGTCGCGCCTGGCGGGCGGCCAGGGCGTCACCGCCTTCGTCCGCTCGATCTTCAATCTCGGCGAAGGCGAGGGCCGCCTGACCATGGGGCGGCTGCAGAGCGACGGCGGACTGGCCTCGACCATGATCCGCGACATGCACGGGATCTACCTGAGCCTCTCGGGCGCCGGCGCGGCGCTGGCCCGTTCCGCGATCATCGCCCAGACGGACATTCCTCTGACGGCCCTCAACCTGCGCAACGACGAGACCGGCTCGCACATCGACGTCTGGACCGCGCAGGGCTGGATGTCGACCTCCGGCGCGGACATCGGCGAACTCCAGGTGATGATGCGCCAGGCGATCCCGGTGAACGGGCGCTTCCATTACCGCGTCCTGATCAACGGCGCCGGCCAGGGCGGCTTCATCCTCTCGGCCGATCAGCCGTTCAACGCCGTGCTCTACAAGGCGCCGGTGCTGGTCCAGAAGCAGGCCATGCGGGTCGCCGCCGACAGCCCCGGCCTGCACATCATCCTGATGCGATCCATGGAGGATCAGACCTTCCCGCTCGGCGCGTTGCTGACCATCAGAGCCAGCGACGGGACGACGTTCGACCGGGAAGTCTTCACCGACAGCCGCTTCGTGAAGCGAACCGGCCGTTCGGTGCGGGGCGTGTTCCTGCACAGGCCAGCCGCGGCGACCTTCGAACTGGAGGTGGTCGCCATCAAGGGGACCGGTTTCCATCTTCTGTTCCAGAACGCGCCCCGGGCGGAGATCCTGCCCACGATGCAGAAGGCGCTCAGCACCATCTATCGGCAGGACATGGCCGAGTGTTGCGATCGCGCCCACGGCGAGAACAGCCTGCAGTGCAGCCTCTGCCTCGTCGCGGGAGCGGCCGTGGCCTTCACCACCTTCCTGATCGCCACGGCCGCCGTCGTCGGCAGCGTGGCCTTCACGGGCGGTACGATCCTGGCC
Coding sequences within:
- a CDS encoding VIT1/CCC1 transporter family protein translates to MARAKTHDETHFISRVGWLRAAVLGANDGIVSTASLVLGVAAASEGKAPILVAGVAAWVAGAMSMAAGEYVSVSSQLDTEKAAIAQEKRELRDDGEAELEELTRIYRDRGLDPVLARQVAEQLTEHDALGAHARDELGLSEATAAKPTEAAITSALTFSAGALAPLAVVLVSPLSWLPWTVSLASLAYLAVLGALGAWTGGARMLRPVIRVTFWGAAAMAATAAVGKLFDTAVS
- a CDS encoding aminotransferase class V-fold PLP-dependent enzyme → MDEDETRGDAGLSRRRLLAGSGLALSALAAAAHGQDAEPAQADPAPPPEPAPVEPPLPQPDWQRVRAQWALDWSMVDMSAMLFAANPKPVREAIDRHRKGLDAAPVTYLEARNRPLQNSARRMAGGYFGVEAENVALCESTTSGVGLLYAGIGLRYGQEALTTVHDYYVTHEALRLSTARTGGGVRKISLFDQAATATVPEIVGRIAANIRPETRVLALTWVHSSTGLKMPIAEIAAALAPINAARAEPDRVLLCVDGVHGFGVENTTLPELGADFLVAGCHKWLFGPRGTGVVFGTPRGWSRVTPTVPSFLASNAYGAWIGGYDPGPTTAARMTPGGFKAFEHVWSLSEAFQFHAWIGKANVQARTRELAMRLKLGLSQIPGVRVVTPMDPRLSAGIVSFDVAGRSAEGAVQALRQQRVIASAAPYAVQHVRLTPSIRNTVEDVDYAINAVRTIASR
- a CDS encoding GNAT family N-acetyltransferase, producing MTLELVVPTRDHLPGYVDALERGWSPDNLRLVEAARELLAEIAADADAFLARMDDPEARGGDVVQLDGSRAKRLPGLTRWLWDGDFCGSINFRWQVGTEEMPPHVLGHMGYAVVPWKRGRGYASRALALLLPEARARGLRWVDLTTNPQNEPSQRVILNNGGELIGPFEKPDAHGGGEGLLWRIRL